One genomic region from Verrucomicrobiota bacterium encodes:
- a CDS encoding HD domain-containing protein: protein MDKQRSNEQRTLNEILEEHLGPYATRSADSRGRVRPIEQDSTRTPFLRDATRILHSREFRRLKNKTQVFLSPENDHVCTRMEHVLHVASIAGVVARCLSLNPDLTEAIALGHDLGHGPFGHSGEKKLNALAGAIGGFVHELHALRVVDRLGGSGKGLNLSWEVRDGIVCHCGERFDQVVQPEAKDYPLESIRRLGPMPSTLEGCVVRMVDRVAYCGRDMEDAITVGLITLDAVPALSREVLGSTNGEIISSLVEDIVQQSRGGNAIALSDRVFEALTALIEFNYRHIYLHPEVEARKDQACYILDQLWGWFMGFVGRSGRCRTITPHERGFDVVRRLCDHIETIGYSAGDPDERIVIDFVASMTDNFALRSFEDLFYPKALA, encoded by the coding sequence ATGGATAAGCAGCGATCGAACGAGCAGAGGACACTGAACGAGATCCTCGAGGAACACCTCGGGCCGTACGCGACGCGATCGGCCGACTCGCGTGGCCGGGTGCGCCCCATCGAGCAGGACTCGACGCGCACGCCGTTTCTGCGCGACGCGACGCGCATCCTGCACTCGCGCGAGTTCCGGCGGCTCAAGAACAAGACGCAGGTGTTCCTTTCGCCCGAGAACGACCACGTCTGCACGCGCATGGAGCATGTGCTCCACGTCGCCTCGATCGCGGGCGTCGTAGCGCGCTGCCTTAGCCTCAACCCCGACCTGACCGAAGCGATCGCGCTTGGCCACGACCTGGGCCACGGCCCGTTCGGGCACTCGGGCGAGAAGAAGCTCAACGCGCTCGCCGGAGCGATCGGCGGGTTCGTCCACGAGCTCCACGCGCTGCGCGTTGTGGATCGGCTCGGCGGCTCCGGCAAAGGGCTCAATCTGAGCTGGGAGGTGCGGGACGGCATTGTGTGCCACTGCGGCGAGCGGTTCGACCAGGTTGTCCAACCCGAGGCGAAGGACTATCCGCTCGAATCGATCCGCAGGCTTGGGCCAATGCCGTCGACACTCGAGGGATGCGTCGTGCGCATGGTGGACCGGGTGGCCTACTGCGGGCGCGACATGGAGGACGCGATCACCGTTGGGCTTATCACGCTCGATGCGGTGCCGGCCCTGTCACGCGAGGTGCTTGGGAGCACGAACGGCGAGATCATCAGTTCGCTCGTTGAGGACATTGTGCAACAGAGCCGCGGGGGCAACGCGATCGCTTTGAGCGACCGGGTTTTCGAGGCGCTGACGGCGCTCATCGAGTTCAACTACCGCCACATCTATCTTCATCCGGAGGTCGAGGCGCGTAAGGACCAGGCGTGCTACATCCTCGATCAGCTCTGGGGCTGGTTCATGGGCTTCGTTGGCCGGAGCGGGCGGTGCCGGACGATCACGCCGCACGAGCGGGGCTTTGACGTCGTGCGCCGGTTGTGCGATCACATCGAGACGATCGGCTACTCGGCCGGTGATCCCGACGAGCGGATCGTGATCGACTTTGTCGCCTCGATGACGGACAACTTCGCGCTTCGCAGCTTCGAGGATCTCTTCTACCCGAAGGCGCTTGCCTAG